The Victivallis sp. Marseille-Q1083 DNA window CGGGTCGCGCACATCGGCCAGCGAATGAAACGTCCGTATTTCCGGCGCCGCCCAGACCGATACGGCAAGGCCGCCGGCCAACAGCACCGCGAGCAATTTCGTCGTTGTCATCGATTCAAAATCCTTGTATTGTGCATCATTTCGTCGGACAATATACGCCGGTGGCGACATAAAGTCCATTGGCGCTGAGCATCGGACTCCAATGTTTTTCCCAGGACAGCAGGTCGGCCGACTTCACCGATTCGACGTGGCCGTCCAGCGCCACCTTGTTGGCCCGGCCGTTGTGACGGGCGACGACGGCATAGGTATTGCAATAGACGCCTTTGTCCGCCGGCCAGCAGCCGGCATCGGCGTACAGCAGTTCCGGCGTTTGCCAATTGTCCATCCCCTGCGCGATGCCTTCACTCTGCGGATAACTGTCGCCGGCATACATCACATCCGAAGTTTTGCCGAACGTTTCAAAGGCGGAAGCCTTGTTCGGCCGATACCACCAATCGCCGGAATTGACATAATGGCTGATGCTGCCGAAGCTGGTGTAGTTGATTCCGTAGCTGCCTTCATTGTTCTCCTGGACATCCTTCCACGCGCCGGCCTTGCCGGCCGCGGCCGGACAAACCGCCGACTGCCAGGAAAAACCGTAATCCGGCAGCGTCCAGAAATAGCTCGCCCAGAACCGGCCGTCGAGCGGGATGGTCGGACTCATGATCCAATCATCGTTGTCATTCTGATAGAGGGAATTGCACAATCCGAGCTGTTTTAAATTCGATACGCATTTGATGTTCTGCGCCGATGCTTTCGCCCTGGCCAGCGCCGGCAGCAGCATGCTGGCAAGAATGGCAATGATCGCGATAACGACGAGCAATTCAATCAGTGTAAAATTTTTTCGCCTTTTCATGATGACTTCCTTTCCGATTGGGTTGTTTTTTCATTTTCATCATCTTCTTCGGATTTGCCGACCGGCCCACTCCTCACGTGGGCCGCTTTCAACCTCCGGCCGCCGCTTCCGGCTCTTCCCGTCCTCCGGTTCGGCCGAAAATTCAACCGGAAGGGCAAGGGATTGCCGAAATTGTAAACCGCGGCCGGAGTCAGCGGCTGAATGGAATTATCGCTGCTTTTCCCGGACCCAGACGATCATATCCGTCTCCCCGCGATTTTGCCACAGCGCATATGGAATTGCCTTGAACACGGTTTCCTCCAGCCGGTTCGGCTCGGAGAAATAAAGCTGGTCGACGTTTTCCGCCGCCGGAATTTCCCGCCAGGCCCGGCCGGTGATCATCAACGTTCCCGCCGGCAATCCGGGGGCGGCGGCCAGTGCAAACGGGAAAGCGGTATCGATCAGCAGTTCGGCGACGCCCGGACCGTTGTCGACGCCTTCCAGACAATATACCAGCGGTCCGTACTGCAGCGCAATCCGGCCGGCATTGCAGGTAACCTTGCGGTGGCACCGCAGAACTTCCACTTTCATTTCCAACTCATATTCAACGATATCGCCGGCCTGCCAGTGCCGCCTGATCCCGGCGTAGCCGAGTTCGACTACCGGCGTCAGAGATTGACCGTTCAGGCGGAACGCCGCCCGGCGGCACCAGCCGGGCACCCGCAGGGCCAGCGTATAATCGCCGGCGGTGCCGATCTCGATCCGGATTTTTCCATCATAGGGGTAATTTCCCGCCACTTCGAATTGCAGCGCCCCTTGCGGCGTTTGCAGCGACGCCCGGTGCGCCAGCGGAAGGTTGAGCATCACCCTGTCCCCGCCGACGCACCAGAGGTAACCGGACGCCTCCGGAATGAAACGGCAGAAGTTGGTTGGACAGCAGGAACAGTCGAACCATTTCTGACGGGTTTTGCTGCCGGAATTGTAACAGACCGTATTGTCGGATACTTCCAGGTAATTCGTGTAAAAGAAACGATCGCCGGAGAGGCTGATGCCGGCCAGCGCGCCGTTGAACAGCGCCCGTTCCATCACATCGGCGTAGCGGCCGTCGCCGGTCAGCTTCAACAGTTCATCGGCGAAATAAACCAGACCGATCGACGCGCAGCTCTCCGCGTACATCAGCGAACTGTTGGTCAAATCGTAGGCGACCGTGAAGGCTTCGCCGACGAAACTGGAGCCGATGCCGCCGGTGATGTACATCTTGCGGTTGACGATATCGTCGAACAGCCGCCGGCAGCTTTCCAGCAGTTCCCGGTCGCCGGTATGGCCGGCCACTTTGGCCATGCCGGTATAAAGGTAGACCGCCCGGACCGCGTGGCCTTCCGCCTCCCGCTGCTCGCGCACCGGCTGGTCGGCCTGATAATATTTCAAGTAATCGGGCCGGACTCCTTCCGACCGGAAAAATTGCGGTTCCCGGCCGCGCTCATCGATGAAATAAGCCGCCAGGTCCAGATATTTTTTTCGCCCGGTAAGCTCATACAGCCGCACCAGCGCCAATTCGATTTCCTCGTGTCCCGGATAACCGCGCTTCTGTCCCTCGCCCGGGCCGAACACCGTCGCAATATAGTCCATATAACGGCACATCGTGTCGAGAAAATCCTGACGGCCGAGCATCTCCTTGGCCGCCACCGCCGCTTCCAGCAGATGGCCGGCGCAGTACAGTTCGTGGGCTTCATGGAGGTTGGTCCAGCGTTTGTCCGGCTCCACCGTCGTGAAATAACTGTTCAGATAACCGTCCGGCTGCTGCGCCGCCGTCAGCCGTCCGACGATCTCGTCGAATTCGGCGGCCAATGCTTCATCCGGCTGCTGTCCGAGCAGATAGGCCACCCCTTCCAGCACTTTGGCGACATCCGAATCCCAGAAAATGTGCGGCTTGTTCTCCATCGGCTCCCGCCAGTCGAGTTTCAATGCATCGATCCGGCCGGTGGTCCGGCATTTCTCCAGCGAAGAAGGCACGGTCACCGTCCGGCAACTGTCCTGTCGTGGCTTCAGATAACCGTCCCGCAGTTGCACTTCCTTGATCGAACAGTTGCGGTAAATCATTTCAATCTCCTGAGCTAAAGCATTTTTTTCAAAAAATGTATTCTATTTATATTATAGCAAATTTGCATCGAAACGCCAAGAGGACATATTATAATAAAAAAAGGACAAATCCGAAGATCATGAAATTATTGCCCGATTTTTTTCCCTTTTCGCCATTGAATGCCGGCCGGTTTGTTTCCCGGCATCCCCGGCATCGGCATGCGACGCGGGTCATCGACAGCCATGAGATGATTCTGGTCGACAGCGGCACCCTGGAACTCTTTGAAGAACGACGGGGTTTTGTGCTTCATCCCGGGGAATGGCTGATTCTGGAAGCCGGAAAAACCCACGGCGGGCTGAACGATTATCCGAGTAATTTATCGTTTTTCTGGCTGCATTTCAGCGTGGAAGGCGCCTTCCCGGAGCTGCCGCGCCACGGCCGGCTTTCCCGCCCGGAAACCGCCAAAAATTATCTGCAGGCCTTCCTGGCCGAACAGGCCCAGCCCGATCCGGACCCGGTCAGTCTGCGCTATATCCTGCAACTGCTCTTCCGCGAATTGTGGAACCGGCGGGAAAACAGTTTGAATGAAACGCCATCCCTGCTGGCCCA harbors:
- a CDS encoding glycoside hydrolase family 127 protein → MIYRNCSIKEVQLRDGYLKPRQDSCRTVTVPSSLEKCRTTGRIDALKLDWREPMENKPHIFWDSDVAKVLEGVAYLLGQQPDEALAAEFDEIVGRLTAAQQPDGYLNSYFTTVEPDKRWTNLHEAHELYCAGHLLEAAVAAKEMLGRQDFLDTMCRYMDYIATVFGPGEGQKRGYPGHEEIELALVRLYELTGRKKYLDLAAYFIDERGREPQFFRSEGVRPDYLKYYQADQPVREQREAEGHAVRAVYLYTGMAKVAGHTGDRELLESCRRLFDDIVNRKMYITGGIGSSFVGEAFTVAYDLTNSSLMYAESCASIGLVYFADELLKLTGDGRYADVMERALFNGALAGISLSGDRFFYTNYLEVSDNTVCYNSGSKTRQKWFDCSCCPTNFCRFIPEASGYLWCVGGDRVMLNLPLAHRASLQTPQGALQFEVAGNYPYDGKIRIEIGTAGDYTLALRVPGWCRRAAFRLNGQSLTPVVELGYAGIRRHWQAGDIVEYELEMKVEVLRCHRKVTCNAGRIALQYGPLVYCLEGVDNGPGVAELLIDTAFPFALAAAPGLPAGTLMITGRAWREIPAAENVDQLYFSEPNRLEETVFKAIPYALWQNRGETDMIVWVREKQR
- a CDS encoding type II secretion system protein; amino-acid sequence: MKRRKNFTLIELLVVIAIIAILASMLLPALARAKASAQNIKCVSNLKQLGLCNSLYQNDNDDWIMSPTIPLDGRFWASYFWTLPDYGFSWQSAVCPAAAGKAGAWKDVQENNEGSYGINYTSFGSISHYVNSGDWWYRPNKASAFETFGKTSDVMYAGDSYPQSEGIAQGMDNWQTPELLYADAGCWPADKGVYCNTYAVVARHNGRANKVALDGHVESVKSADLLSWEKHWSPMLSANGLYVATGVYCPTK
- a CDS encoding AraC family transcriptional regulator, with the translated sequence MKLLPDFFPFSPLNAGRFVSRHPRHRHATRVIDSHEMILVDSGTLELFEERRGFVLHPGEWLILEAGKTHGGLNDYPSNLSFFWLHFSVEGAFPELPRHGRLSRPETAKNYLQAFLAEQAQPDPDPVSLRYILQLLFRELWNRRENSLNETPSLLAQRARQLITAEYMTPLTTGGLARRLGCNADYLGRIYHFCFHESIAQTIMSLRLQRAAELLTDNKLAIKEIGTQLGFNDPSYFRRCFRRRFSMTPGQMRALRCHDHLNIE